A window of the Zeugodacus cucurbitae isolate PBARC_wt_2022May chromosome 2, idZeuCucr1.2, whole genome shotgun sequence genome harbors these coding sequences:
- the LOC105213320 gene encoding oxysterol-binding protein-related protein 8 isoform X5, whose amino-acid sequence MWKRKFFARLASWATDSRDKYDGNQTDKTPGDPSKLNRKESYKAQRKNYRREKKRVASELLNSLQDPTVVVLADWLKVRGTLKSWTKLWCVLKPGMMLLYKSPKLKSSHWVGTIMLTSCQVIERPSKKDGFCFKLFHPLEQSIWAPRGPDKETIGAVVQPLPTAYLIFRAPSQAAGKCWMDALELSLRCSALLLRSNSSLGAVQGTSATDNAQISHETQWSEADYEKHFNEHDLDGDSQNEGGPAAMSGVDTESESDQEAVVEDEEPETPYVPLTEEEFGSVGEQVEELAEENKSLIWILVKQVRPGMDLSKVVLPTFILEPRSFLDKLSDSYYHADILSRAVTEDDPFTRMKTVVQWYLSGFYKKPKGLKKPYNPILGETFRCYWEHPNGSRTFYIAEQVSHHPPVSAFYVTNRQDGFCISCSILAKSKFYGNSTSAVLEGVATLTLLPRGETYTLNTPYAHCKGILVGTLSMELGGKVNIECENTGYKTELEFKLKPFLGGSDYTNLISGKIKLGKETMATISGHWDTEMTIKEAKTGEETILFKADPDTKQKRLVRYVVPLDAQLTNESERLWEKVSLAIRNDDQVGATEEKTVLEEAQRNSAKERKVLSTDWIPVHFNYDPIISKWMYNYADLRPWDQRNDLKQYEANYKVLTKTRHRAPMVRNPSIVTADPMQLIKSSSLLKVKHKSHSAILGLSHDDEKSDSSVSNPDVSKEPHQKSNKSIRRLATAIEKMNHTLEEQTKQLRLIQTNLERMHYNPRLMGSSTAGGRYADIVPRTVPQTVVIKSMVYAFVGLAACFVMKWMFK is encoded by the exons GAATTGCTGAATTCGCTGCAGGATCCCACTGTTGTGGTGTTAGCTGATTGGCTTAAG GTACGTGGCACATTGAAGTCATGGACGAAGCTATGGTGTGTGCTAAAGCCCGGCATGATGTTGCTCTACAAGAGTCCCAAGCTGAAGAGCAGCCATTGGGTGGGCACCATTATGCTGACCTCATGTCAGGTCATCGAGCGGCCGAGTAAGAAAGACGGTTTCTGCTTTAAGCTATTCCATCCGCTGGAGCAATCGATATGGGCGCCACGTGGACCAGACAAGGAGACAATAG gCGCAGTCGTTCAACCCTTACCAACCGCTTACCTGATATTTCGCGCACCCAGTCAGGCGGCTGGTAAATGTTGGATGGATGCACTGGAGCTCTCCTTGCGCTGTTCAGCATTGCTCTTGCGTTCCAACAGCAGTTTGGGCGCCGTACAGGGCACCAGTGCCACCGACAATGCGCAGATATCGCACGAAACCCAATGGTCGGAGGCGGATTACGAAAAGCATTTCAACGAACATG ATCTGGATGGCGATAGCCAGAACGAAGGTGGTCCAGCCGCTATGTCGGGCGTCGATACGGAGTCAGAATCAGATCAAGAAGCGGTGGTTGAAGATGAAGAGCCAGAAACACCATATGTGCCGCTCACCGAAGAAGAGTTCGGCTCT GTGGGTGAGCAGGTGGAAGAGCTTGCAGAGGAGAATAAAAGCTTAATTTGGATACTGGTTAAGCAAGTACGGCCAGGCATGGATCTGAGTAAGGTCGTCTTGCCGACATTTATACTCGAACCACGTTCATTTTTGGATAAGCTATCGGATTCATATTATCATGCGGACATTTTGTCGAG GGCCGTCACCGAGGATGATCCCTTTACGCGCATGAAAACCGTTGTACAATGGTATCTATCAGGTTTCTATAAAAAACCCAAAGGCCTAAAGAAACCCTACAATCCAATATTGGGTGAGACGTTCCGTTGCTATTGGGAACATCCGAACGGTAGCCGTACATTCTACATTGCCGAACAGGTGTCACATCATCCACCCGTGTCGGCGTTTTATGTGACCAATCGCCAGGATGGTTTCTGCATCAGTTGCTCCATCTTGGCTAAATCGAAGTTCTATGGCAACAGCACATCTGCTGTACTGGAAGGCGTTGCCACACTCACGCTGTTACCACGTGGTGAAACGTACACATTGAATACACCATATGCCCATTGTAAGGGCATACTGGTGGGTACACTGTCCATGGAGTTGGGCGGCAAAGTGAACATTGAGTGCGAGAACACCGGTTACAAGACGGAACTGGAATTCAAGCTGAAACCATTCCTGGGTGGCTCGGATTATACCAATTTAATTTCGGGTAAAATTAAATTGGGCAAAGAGACCATGGCCACCATAAGTGGTCATTGGGATACCGAAATGACAATCAAAGAAGCTAAAACTGGCGAAGAAACGATACTTTTCAAAGCCGATCCGGATACGAAACAAAAGCGTCTGGTGCGCTATGTTGTACCGTTGGATGCGCAGCTAACAAACGAATCGGAACGTTTGTGGGAGAAAGTCTCCCTGGCGATACGCAACGACGATCAGGTTGGTGCAACCGAGGAGAAGACCGTGCTGGAGGAGGCGCAGCGCAACTCGGCAAAGGAACGTAAAGTATTATCGACGGATTGGATCCCAGTACATTTCAATTATGATCCCATAATATCGAAG TGGATGTATAATTACGCTGACTTGCGTCCATGGGATCAACGCAACGATTTGAAGCAGTACGAGGCCAATTACAAAGTACTCACGAAGACACGCCATCGTGCGCCAATGGTGCGTAACCCGAGCATCGTGACTGCCGATCCAATGCAGTTAATTAAATCATCTTCTTTATTGAAGGTAAAGCATAAAAGCCATAGTGCGATACTGGGACTCTCACACGACGATGAAAAGTCCGATTCGAGTGTATCAAATCCGGATGTGAGCAAGGAGCCACACCAGAAATCGAACAAATCAATACGCAG ATTGGCCACAGCTATTGAAAAGATGAATCACACGCTCGAGGAGCAAACGAAACAACTGCGTCTGATCCAAACAAATCTCGAGCGTATGCACTACAATCCGCGTCTGATGGGGTCGTCGACAGCTGGTGGCCGTTATGCTGATATTGTGCCACGCACTGTGCCACAAACGGTGGTTATAAAATCAATGGTTTACGCTTTCGTCGGTTTGGCAGCCTGCTTTGTCATGAAATGGATGTTTAAGTAA
- the LOC105213320 gene encoding oxysterol-binding protein-related protein 8 isoform X4, which translates to MCFSTIARSLTESVSGCYRRRLASWATDSRDKYDGNQTDKTPGDPSKLNRKESYKAQRKNYRREKKRVASELLNSLQDPTVVVLADWLKVRGTLKSWTKLWCVLKPGMMLLYKSPKLKSSHWVGTIMLTSCQVIERPSKKDGFCFKLFHPLEQSIWAPRGPDKETIGAVVQPLPTAYLIFRAPSQAAGKCWMDALELSLRCSALLLRSNSSLGAVQGTSATDNAQISHETQWSEADYEKHFNEHDLDGDSQNEGGPAAMSGVDTESESDQEAVVEDEEPETPYVPLTEEEFGSVGEQVEELAEENKSLIWILVKQVRPGMDLSKVVLPTFILEPRSFLDKLSDSYYHADILSRAVTEDDPFTRMKTVVQWYLSGFYKKPKGLKKPYNPILGETFRCYWEHPNGSRTFYIAEQVSHHPPVSAFYVTNRQDGFCISCSILAKSKFYGNSTSAVLEGVATLTLLPRGETYTLNTPYAHCKGILVGTLSMELGGKVNIECENTGYKTELEFKLKPFLGGSDYTNLISGKIKLGKETMATISGHWDTEMTIKEAKTGEETILFKADPDTKQKRLVRYVVPLDAQLTNESERLWEKVSLAIRNDDQVGATEEKTVLEEAQRNSAKERKVLSTDWIPVHFNYDPIISKWMYNYADLRPWDQRNDLKQYEANYKVLTKTRHRAPMVRNPSIVTADPMQLIKSSSLLKVKHKSHSAILGLSHDDEKSDSSVSNPDVSKEPHQKSNKSIRRLATAIEKMNHTLEEQTKQLRLIQTNLERMHYNPRLMGSSTAGGRYADIVPRTVPQTVVIKSMVYAFVGLAACFVMKWMFK; encoded by the exons GAATTGCTGAATTCGCTGCAGGATCCCACTGTTGTGGTGTTAGCTGATTGGCTTAAG GTACGTGGCACATTGAAGTCATGGACGAAGCTATGGTGTGTGCTAAAGCCCGGCATGATGTTGCTCTACAAGAGTCCCAAGCTGAAGAGCAGCCATTGGGTGGGCACCATTATGCTGACCTCATGTCAGGTCATCGAGCGGCCGAGTAAGAAAGACGGTTTCTGCTTTAAGCTATTCCATCCGCTGGAGCAATCGATATGGGCGCCACGTGGACCAGACAAGGAGACAATAG gCGCAGTCGTTCAACCCTTACCAACCGCTTACCTGATATTTCGCGCACCCAGTCAGGCGGCTGGTAAATGTTGGATGGATGCACTGGAGCTCTCCTTGCGCTGTTCAGCATTGCTCTTGCGTTCCAACAGCAGTTTGGGCGCCGTACAGGGCACCAGTGCCACCGACAATGCGCAGATATCGCACGAAACCCAATGGTCGGAGGCGGATTACGAAAAGCATTTCAACGAACATG ATCTGGATGGCGATAGCCAGAACGAAGGTGGTCCAGCCGCTATGTCGGGCGTCGATACGGAGTCAGAATCAGATCAAGAAGCGGTGGTTGAAGATGAAGAGCCAGAAACACCATATGTGCCGCTCACCGAAGAAGAGTTCGGCTCT GTGGGTGAGCAGGTGGAAGAGCTTGCAGAGGAGAATAAAAGCTTAATTTGGATACTGGTTAAGCAAGTACGGCCAGGCATGGATCTGAGTAAGGTCGTCTTGCCGACATTTATACTCGAACCACGTTCATTTTTGGATAAGCTATCGGATTCATATTATCATGCGGACATTTTGTCGAG GGCCGTCACCGAGGATGATCCCTTTACGCGCATGAAAACCGTTGTACAATGGTATCTATCAGGTTTCTATAAAAAACCCAAAGGCCTAAAGAAACCCTACAATCCAATATTGGGTGAGACGTTCCGTTGCTATTGGGAACATCCGAACGGTAGCCGTACATTCTACATTGCCGAACAGGTGTCACATCATCCACCCGTGTCGGCGTTTTATGTGACCAATCGCCAGGATGGTTTCTGCATCAGTTGCTCCATCTTGGCTAAATCGAAGTTCTATGGCAACAGCACATCTGCTGTACTGGAAGGCGTTGCCACACTCACGCTGTTACCACGTGGTGAAACGTACACATTGAATACACCATATGCCCATTGTAAGGGCATACTGGTGGGTACACTGTCCATGGAGTTGGGCGGCAAAGTGAACATTGAGTGCGAGAACACCGGTTACAAGACGGAACTGGAATTCAAGCTGAAACCATTCCTGGGTGGCTCGGATTATACCAATTTAATTTCGGGTAAAATTAAATTGGGCAAAGAGACCATGGCCACCATAAGTGGTCATTGGGATACCGAAATGACAATCAAAGAAGCTAAAACTGGCGAAGAAACGATACTTTTCAAAGCCGATCCGGATACGAAACAAAAGCGTCTGGTGCGCTATGTTGTACCGTTGGATGCGCAGCTAACAAACGAATCGGAACGTTTGTGGGAGAAAGTCTCCCTGGCGATACGCAACGACGATCAGGTTGGTGCAACCGAGGAGAAGACCGTGCTGGAGGAGGCGCAGCGCAACTCGGCAAAGGAACGTAAAGTATTATCGACGGATTGGATCCCAGTACATTTCAATTATGATCCCATAATATCGAAG TGGATGTATAATTACGCTGACTTGCGTCCATGGGATCAACGCAACGATTTGAAGCAGTACGAGGCCAATTACAAAGTACTCACGAAGACACGCCATCGTGCGCCAATGGTGCGTAACCCGAGCATCGTGACTGCCGATCCAATGCAGTTAATTAAATCATCTTCTTTATTGAAGGTAAAGCATAAAAGCCATAGTGCGATACTGGGACTCTCACACGACGATGAAAAGTCCGATTCGAGTGTATCAAATCCGGATGTGAGCAAGGAGCCACACCAGAAATCGAACAAATCAATACGCAG ATTGGCCACAGCTATTGAAAAGATGAATCACACGCTCGAGGAGCAAACGAAACAACTGCGTCTGATCCAAACAAATCTCGAGCGTATGCACTACAATCCGCGTCTGATGGGGTCGTCGACAGCTGGTGGCCGTTATGCTGATATTGTGCCACGCACTGTGCCACAAACGGTGGTTATAAAATCAATGGTTTACGCTTTCGTCGGTTTGGCAGCCTGCTTTGTCATGAAATGGATGTTTAAGTAA
- the LOC105213320 gene encoding oxysterol-binding protein-related protein 8 isoform X7, with translation MWPPILFNLDGDSQNEGGPAAMSGVDTESESDQEAVVEDEEPETPYVPLTEEEFGSVGEQVEELAEENKSLIWILVKQVRPGMDLSKVVLPTFILEPRSFLDKLSDSYYHADILSRAVTEDDPFTRMKTVVQWYLSGFYKKPKGLKKPYNPILGETFRCYWEHPNGSRTFYIAEQVSHHPPVSAFYVTNRQDGFCISCSILAKSKFYGNSTSAVLEGVATLTLLPRGETYTLNTPYAHCKGILVGTLSMELGGKVNIECENTGYKTELEFKLKPFLGGSDYTNLISGKIKLGKETMATISGHWDTEMTIKEAKTGEETILFKADPDTKQKRLVRYVVPLDAQLTNESERLWEKVSLAIRNDDQVGATEEKTVLEEAQRNSAKERKVLSTDWIPVHFNYDPIISKWMYNYADLRPWDQRNDLKQYEANYKVLTKTRHRAPMVRNPSIVTADPMQLIKSSSLLKVKHKSHSAILGLSHDDEKSDSSVSNPDVSKEPHQKSNKSIRRLATAIEKMNHTLEEQTKQLRLIQTNLERMHYNPRLMGSSTAGGRYADIVPRTVPQTVVIKSMVYAFVGLAACFVMKWMFK, from the exons ATGTGGCCGCCAATATTATTCA ATCTGGATGGCGATAGCCAGAACGAAGGTGGTCCAGCCGCTATGTCGGGCGTCGATACGGAGTCAGAATCAGATCAAGAAGCGGTGGTTGAAGATGAAGAGCCAGAAACACCATATGTGCCGCTCACCGAAGAAGAGTTCGGCTCT GTGGGTGAGCAGGTGGAAGAGCTTGCAGAGGAGAATAAAAGCTTAATTTGGATACTGGTTAAGCAAGTACGGCCAGGCATGGATCTGAGTAAGGTCGTCTTGCCGACATTTATACTCGAACCACGTTCATTTTTGGATAAGCTATCGGATTCATATTATCATGCGGACATTTTGTCGAG GGCCGTCACCGAGGATGATCCCTTTACGCGCATGAAAACCGTTGTACAATGGTATCTATCAGGTTTCTATAAAAAACCCAAAGGCCTAAAGAAACCCTACAATCCAATATTGGGTGAGACGTTCCGTTGCTATTGGGAACATCCGAACGGTAGCCGTACATTCTACATTGCCGAACAGGTGTCACATCATCCACCCGTGTCGGCGTTTTATGTGACCAATCGCCAGGATGGTTTCTGCATCAGTTGCTCCATCTTGGCTAAATCGAAGTTCTATGGCAACAGCACATCTGCTGTACTGGAAGGCGTTGCCACACTCACGCTGTTACCACGTGGTGAAACGTACACATTGAATACACCATATGCCCATTGTAAGGGCATACTGGTGGGTACACTGTCCATGGAGTTGGGCGGCAAAGTGAACATTGAGTGCGAGAACACCGGTTACAAGACGGAACTGGAATTCAAGCTGAAACCATTCCTGGGTGGCTCGGATTATACCAATTTAATTTCGGGTAAAATTAAATTGGGCAAAGAGACCATGGCCACCATAAGTGGTCATTGGGATACCGAAATGACAATCAAAGAAGCTAAAACTGGCGAAGAAACGATACTTTTCAAAGCCGATCCGGATACGAAACAAAAGCGTCTGGTGCGCTATGTTGTACCGTTGGATGCGCAGCTAACAAACGAATCGGAACGTTTGTGGGAGAAAGTCTCCCTGGCGATACGCAACGACGATCAGGTTGGTGCAACCGAGGAGAAGACCGTGCTGGAGGAGGCGCAGCGCAACTCGGCAAAGGAACGTAAAGTATTATCGACGGATTGGATCCCAGTACATTTCAATTATGATCCCATAATATCGAAG TGGATGTATAATTACGCTGACTTGCGTCCATGGGATCAACGCAACGATTTGAAGCAGTACGAGGCCAATTACAAAGTACTCACGAAGACACGCCATCGTGCGCCAATGGTGCGTAACCCGAGCATCGTGACTGCCGATCCAATGCAGTTAATTAAATCATCTTCTTTATTGAAGGTAAAGCATAAAAGCCATAGTGCGATACTGGGACTCTCACACGACGATGAAAAGTCCGATTCGAGTGTATCAAATCCGGATGTGAGCAAGGAGCCACACCAGAAATCGAACAAATCAATACGCAG ATTGGCCACAGCTATTGAAAAGATGAATCACACGCTCGAGGAGCAAACGAAACAACTGCGTCTGATCCAAACAAATCTCGAGCGTATGCACTACAATCCGCGTCTGATGGGGTCGTCGACAGCTGGTGGCCGTTATGCTGATATTGTGCCACGCACTGTGCCACAAACGGTGGTTATAAAATCAATGGTTTACGCTTTCGTCGGTTTGGCAGCCTGCTTTGTCATGAAATGGATGTTTAAGTAA
- the LOC105213320 gene encoding oxysterol-binding protein-related protein 8 isoform X6, with the protein MWPPILFSNLTYSNLDGDSQNEGGPAAMSGVDTESESDQEAVVEDEEPETPYVPLTEEEFGSVGEQVEELAEENKSLIWILVKQVRPGMDLSKVVLPTFILEPRSFLDKLSDSYYHADILSRAVTEDDPFTRMKTVVQWYLSGFYKKPKGLKKPYNPILGETFRCYWEHPNGSRTFYIAEQVSHHPPVSAFYVTNRQDGFCISCSILAKSKFYGNSTSAVLEGVATLTLLPRGETYTLNTPYAHCKGILVGTLSMELGGKVNIECENTGYKTELEFKLKPFLGGSDYTNLISGKIKLGKETMATISGHWDTEMTIKEAKTGEETILFKADPDTKQKRLVRYVVPLDAQLTNESERLWEKVSLAIRNDDQVGATEEKTVLEEAQRNSAKERKVLSTDWIPVHFNYDPIISKWMYNYADLRPWDQRNDLKQYEANYKVLTKTRHRAPMVRNPSIVTADPMQLIKSSSLLKVKHKSHSAILGLSHDDEKSDSSVSNPDVSKEPHQKSNKSIRRLATAIEKMNHTLEEQTKQLRLIQTNLERMHYNPRLMGSSTAGGRYADIVPRTVPQTVVIKSMVYAFVGLAACFVMKWMFK; encoded by the exons ATGTGGCCGCCAATATTATTCAGTAATCTTACTTACTCAA ATCTGGATGGCGATAGCCAGAACGAAGGTGGTCCAGCCGCTATGTCGGGCGTCGATACGGAGTCAGAATCAGATCAAGAAGCGGTGGTTGAAGATGAAGAGCCAGAAACACCATATGTGCCGCTCACCGAAGAAGAGTTCGGCTCT GTGGGTGAGCAGGTGGAAGAGCTTGCAGAGGAGAATAAAAGCTTAATTTGGATACTGGTTAAGCAAGTACGGCCAGGCATGGATCTGAGTAAGGTCGTCTTGCCGACATTTATACTCGAACCACGTTCATTTTTGGATAAGCTATCGGATTCATATTATCATGCGGACATTTTGTCGAG GGCCGTCACCGAGGATGATCCCTTTACGCGCATGAAAACCGTTGTACAATGGTATCTATCAGGTTTCTATAAAAAACCCAAAGGCCTAAAGAAACCCTACAATCCAATATTGGGTGAGACGTTCCGTTGCTATTGGGAACATCCGAACGGTAGCCGTACATTCTACATTGCCGAACAGGTGTCACATCATCCACCCGTGTCGGCGTTTTATGTGACCAATCGCCAGGATGGTTTCTGCATCAGTTGCTCCATCTTGGCTAAATCGAAGTTCTATGGCAACAGCACATCTGCTGTACTGGAAGGCGTTGCCACACTCACGCTGTTACCACGTGGTGAAACGTACACATTGAATACACCATATGCCCATTGTAAGGGCATACTGGTGGGTACACTGTCCATGGAGTTGGGCGGCAAAGTGAACATTGAGTGCGAGAACACCGGTTACAAGACGGAACTGGAATTCAAGCTGAAACCATTCCTGGGTGGCTCGGATTATACCAATTTAATTTCGGGTAAAATTAAATTGGGCAAAGAGACCATGGCCACCATAAGTGGTCATTGGGATACCGAAATGACAATCAAAGAAGCTAAAACTGGCGAAGAAACGATACTTTTCAAAGCCGATCCGGATACGAAACAAAAGCGTCTGGTGCGCTATGTTGTACCGTTGGATGCGCAGCTAACAAACGAATCGGAACGTTTGTGGGAGAAAGTCTCCCTGGCGATACGCAACGACGATCAGGTTGGTGCAACCGAGGAGAAGACCGTGCTGGAGGAGGCGCAGCGCAACTCGGCAAAGGAACGTAAAGTATTATCGACGGATTGGATCCCAGTACATTTCAATTATGATCCCATAATATCGAAG TGGATGTATAATTACGCTGACTTGCGTCCATGGGATCAACGCAACGATTTGAAGCAGTACGAGGCCAATTACAAAGTACTCACGAAGACACGCCATCGTGCGCCAATGGTGCGTAACCCGAGCATCGTGACTGCCGATCCAATGCAGTTAATTAAATCATCTTCTTTATTGAAGGTAAAGCATAAAAGCCATAGTGCGATACTGGGACTCTCACACGACGATGAAAAGTCCGATTCGAGTGTATCAAATCCGGATGTGAGCAAGGAGCCACACCAGAAATCGAACAAATCAATACGCAG ATTGGCCACAGCTATTGAAAAGATGAATCACACGCTCGAGGAGCAAACGAAACAACTGCGTCTGATCCAAACAAATCTCGAGCGTATGCACTACAATCCGCGTCTGATGGGGTCGTCGACAGCTGGTGGCCGTTATGCTGATATTGTGCCACGCACTGTGCCACAAACGGTGGTTATAAAATCAATGGTTTACGCTTTCGTCGGTTTGGCAGCCTGCTTTGTCATGAAATGGATGTTTAAGTAA